A window of the Desulfotignum phosphitoxidans DSM 13687 genome harbors these coding sequences:
- the hepT gene encoding type VII toxin-antitoxin system HepT family RNase toxin, protein MKSIQKKILTVEERIKRLKHLAQTLNSFEAYVSSARDKDVAERNIQVAIESCLDIGKILIAIHHLKEPSDNKGVFMVLAESGIIETALLKFLIPMAGTRNVLVHGYDRIDDALIYGIIQKHLPDFEQFIEQVRSHESLDGE, encoded by the coding sequence ATGAAATCAATTCAAAAAAAAATCCTGACCGTGGAAGAAAGAATCAAGCGGCTGAAACATCTGGCTCAAACTTTGAATTCTTTTGAAGCCTATGTGTCTTCTGCCAGAGATAAAGATGTGGCAGAGAGAAATATCCAGGTAGCGATCGAATCCTGTCTGGATATCGGAAAAATTTTAATTGCCATCCATCATTTAAAAGAACCGTCCGACAACAAAGGCGTTTTTATGGTATTGGCGGAATCCGGCATCATTGAGACCGCTCTTCTGAAATTTCTCATACCCATGGCCGGCACCAGGAATGTTCTGGTACATGGGTATGACCGGATAGACGATGCACTGATATACGGCATCATTCAAAAACATCTCCCGGATTTTGAACAGTTTATAGAGCAGGTTCGTTCTCATGAATCCCTGGATGGAGAGTGA
- the mntA gene encoding type VII toxin-antitoxin system MntA family adenylyltransferase antitoxin, producing MTQTDRQGKMIQLVAGIVKRCMQQSLSARKKIRAVYLFGSVLDENRFKSGSDIDLAFLLENLEYAVDPLTASYDAYHISTRVSFETGRRTDVVILNAASVETAYQVITTGELLYEKDAADRLEYEIALKGMYFDFKPFLDELRSGKPVHP from the coding sequence ATGACACAGACAGACAGACAAGGCAAAATGATCCAGTTGGTTGCCGGCATCGTGAAGCGCTGTATGCAGCAGTCATTGTCGGCCCGGAAAAAGATCCGGGCGGTATATCTGTTTGGTTCCGTTCTGGATGAAAACCGGTTTAAATCGGGTTCCGATATTGACCTGGCTTTTTTGCTGGAAAATTTAGAATATGCAGTAGATCCTTTGACGGCTTCATATGACGCTTATCATATATCGACCCGGGTGAGTTTTGAAACCGGCCGCCGGACCGATGTGGTCATTTTGAATGCAGCATCCGTTGAAACCGCCTACCAGGTAATTACGACCGGTGAACTGTTGTATGAAAAAGATGCTGCCGACCGGCTTGAATATGAAATCGCTTTAAAAGGCATGTATTTTGACTTCAAACCTTTTCTGGATGAACTGCGTTCAGGCAAACCGGTTCATCCGTAA
- a CDS encoding Rpn family recombination-promoting nuclease/putative transposase, translated as MSLTEKYIWCILMDKVLKLVDLNTLEISKDSFIEKDLAEYHSDILYKVKLTNGSQGFIYVLFEHKSYYDRFVHLQLLEYMVKIWRLYIKQHKKQPDFLPIVIPLLVCHARKEWPEDTVRLASLLSGPVDDLTAYIPNFGFELYDLHRYSDDQIKGTIASRVILLLLKHIRDPDFRQKLPGIFALMQALMKKETGLQWLEVVIRYLASALEEDELTWKQIKEIAEQAISKETGGYVMTLEEKVRNEGKQEGLVEGEQKGKLEGLKEGIELGITLKFPGDIDTVMAEVNKIDDLGTLKEIKETIKTAKDISEILALLK; from the coding sequence ATGAGCTTGACAGAAAAATACATCTGGTGCATTTTAATGGATAAAGTGCTGAAGCTGGTGGACCTGAACACCCTGGAGATCAGCAAGGACAGCTTCATTGAAAAGGATCTGGCTGAATATCATTCGGATATACTGTACAAGGTGAAACTGACAAATGGCAGTCAGGGTTTCATTTATGTACTGTTTGAGCATAAAAGCTACTATGACAGGTTTGTCCATCTCCAGCTGCTGGAATACATGGTTAAGATCTGGCGTTTGTATATCAAGCAGCATAAAAAGCAGCCGGATTTCCTGCCCATTGTGATCCCGCTGCTGGTCTGCCACGCCAGGAAAGAGTGGCCCGAAGATACTGTGCGACTGGCCTCATTGCTGTCAGGTCCGGTGGATGACCTCACCGCGTACATCCCGAATTTCGGGTTTGAACTGTATGACCTGCACCGGTACTCGGATGATCAGATCAAAGGGACCATCGCAAGCCGGGTGATATTGCTGCTGCTCAAACACATCCGGGATCCTGATTTTCGACAGAAGCTGCCGGGTATATTTGCACTGATGCAGGCATTGATGAAAAAAGAAACCGGGCTGCAATGGTTGGAAGTAGTGATCCGGTACCTGGCATCGGCCTTGGAAGAAGATGAATTAACGTGGAAACAAATAAAGGAGATAGCGGAGCAGGCTATTTCCAAAGAGACAGGGGGGTATGTTATGACATTAGAAGAGAAAGTAAGGAATGAGGGCAAGCAAGAAGGCCTGGTTGAAGGTGAGCAAAAAGGCAAGCTGGAAGGTCTCAAAGAAGGCATCGAACTGGGCATCACCCTTAAATTTCCCGGGGACATTGACACAGTAATGGCCGAAGTGAACAAAATTGATGATCTGGGTACACTGAAAGAAATCAAAGAAACGATAAAAACCGCAAAAGACATCTCGGAGATCCTGGCACTGCTGAAATAA
- a CDS encoding ArnT family glycosyltransferase, producing MTRSVRTHILFSFFLAGPIAYVALLASVPPVDRDALTHHLFIPKLYLLHGGIYEIFHIPFSYYPMNLDLLYLIPLAFNNDIAPKFIHSAFALITAFMIFRYLSRRTSPACAWLGALFFLTLPVIVRLSSTVYVDLGLICFFFAALLYLFDWIESGFRYKPLIISGVFCGLALGTKYNGLVGLFLLGLFVPFVYARMRVGTRHVSLKAAAWGALFVLVSLLVFSPWMVRNGVWTGNPVYPLYNKVFNPPPPSVEKNDKAPSPRISHIQARRELYGESWAQIALIPLRVFFQGKDDDFRLFDGRTSPFLLILPLCLIPGFRTRSRQEKIEILLMLFFSLLFLLYACAQTSIRIRYFSPILPPLVVLSMLGLHNFQTRILAPVRWSGPVKTFLIFAVITVMLGLNAAYMVERFKKDRPLEYLTGKVTRDEYIQAFRPEYAAFQYANAHLAKDAKIFGLFMGGRGYYSDRYIAFSDSLLYRAAKDAASGKDVATTLTGKGFTHILMSYPAFNSWLKEVASDHDRQVLRQFFESHIRVLFSKDGYGLLQIGF from the coding sequence ATGACCCGCAGCGTTCGAACCCACATCCTTTTTTCCTTTTTTTTGGCCGGCCCCATTGCATATGTCGCGCTGCTGGCTTCCGTGCCCCCCGTGGACCGGGATGCCCTGACCCATCATTTGTTCATTCCCAAGCTGTACCTGCTCCACGGCGGAATATATGAGATCTTTCATATCCCGTTTTCTTATTATCCCATGAACCTGGATCTGCTGTATCTGATTCCGCTGGCGTTCAACAATGACATTGCCCCTAAATTTATCCATTCTGCCTTTGCTTTGATCACTGCGTTTATGATTTTCCGGTATCTTTCCCGGCGGACCAGTCCCGCCTGTGCCTGGCTGGGGGCACTTTTTTTTCTGACCCTGCCTGTGATTGTCCGGTTGTCCTCCACCGTGTATGTGGATCTGGGGCTGATCTGCTTTTTCTTTGCCGCACTGCTGTATCTGTTTGACTGGATCGAATCCGGATTCAGATACAAACCGCTGATCATCAGTGGAGTATTTTGCGGGTTGGCCCTGGGAACCAAATACAACGGGCTGGTGGGACTGTTTCTGCTGGGGTTGTTTGTGCCGTTTGTATATGCAAGGATGCGTGTCGGCACCCGCCACGTCAGCCTCAAGGCTGCGGCATGGGGGGCGTTGTTTGTTCTGGTTTCTTTGCTGGTGTTTTCCCCCTGGATGGTCCGCAATGGGGTCTGGACCGGGAACCCGGTGTATCCCTTATACAATAAAGTGTTCAATCCACCGCCTCCGTCCGTTGAAAAAAACGACAAAGCCCCCTCCCCCCGCATCTCCCATATCCAGGCCCGCCGGGAGCTGTATGGAGAATCCTGGGCGCAGATCGCTTTGATTCCTTTGCGGGTGTTTTTTCAGGGCAAAGATGATGATTTCCGGCTTTTTGACGGCCGGACCAGTCCGTTTCTGCTGATTCTGCCCCTGTGTCTGATTCCGGGATTCAGGACCCGATCCCGGCAGGAAAAAATCGAAATTCTGCTCATGCTGTTTTTCTCTCTGCTGTTTCTGCTCTATGCCTGCGCCCAGACATCGATCCGGATCCGGTATTTCTCACCCATCCTGCCGCCGCTGGTGGTGCTATCCATGCTCGGGCTCCACAATTTTCAGACACGGATTCTTGCGCCTGTTCGATGGTCCGGGCCTGTCAAGACATTCCTGATTTTTGCCGTGATCACGGTCATGCTCGGACTGAATGCCGCATACATGGTCGAACGGTTCAAAAAAGACCGGCCCCTGGAGTATCTGACGGGGAAAGTGACCCGGGATGAGTACATCCAGGCATTCCGGCCGGAATATGCCGCGTTTCAATATGCCAATGCCCATCTGGCAAAGGATGCGAAAATCTTCGGGCTGTTCATGGGAGGGCGGGGATATTATTCAGACCGGTATATAGCGTTTTCGGATTCGCTGCTTTACAGAGCCGCCAAAGATGCCGCATCCGGGAAGGATGTAGCGACAACCCTGACCGGCAAAGGGTTCACCCATATCCTGATGAGTTACCCGGCATTCAATTCATGGTTGAAGGAAGTTGCTTCCGATCATGACCGGCAGGTGCTCAGGCAGTTTTTTGAATCCCATATCCGAGTGCTGTTCTCCAAAGACGGGTATGGGCTGCTGCAAATCGGGTTTTGA
- a CDS encoding type IV pilin protein — protein sequence MKNNKGFTLIELMIVVAIIGILAAIAIPNFMSYQCKAKQAEAKSILGNMRVLQEAYFAEYGNYADNTVQMGFNTPKGDPKYTYDVTETDSGAGFDATATAKDGKGLGDGAAADKWTMDEDANLVNSPSGC from the coding sequence TTGAAAAACAACAAAGGTTTTACCCTGATCGAGCTGATGATTGTTGTGGCCATTATCGGGATTCTGGCGGCGATTGCCATTCCCAATTTCATGAGCTACCAGTGTAAAGCAAAACAGGCTGAGGCGAAAAGTATTTTAGGGAACATGAGAGTTCTTCAAGAAGCATATTTTGCGGAATATGGTAACTATGCAGACAATACTGTTCAAATGGGGTTCAATACTCCTAAAGGAGATCCTAAATACACTTATGATGTTACTGAAACTGATAGTGGGGCTGGATTTGATGCAACGGCAACTGCTAAAGATGGTAAGGGTCTTGGTGATGGAGCTGCTGCAGATAAGTGGACTATGGATGAAGATGCCAACCTTGTGAACTCGCCATCTGGTTGCTAA
- a CDS encoding tetratricopeptide repeat protein has translation MLKYNRQEPKNEHVSINWRIFVLLSILVLIIYCNTFNAPFHLDDFHNIVDNTRLHVDNLYPGTILEAILENPEKKKLFYRPISNLSIAINWYFGQTNVTGYHIVNIGFHILTAFFLYLSIINLFNTPNLAGRYRGDGYFIAVLAACLWAVNPIQTQAVTYIVQRMAAMAAMFYVMGIYFYIKFRLCESFKRRIYFFSGILFSFLLAVGSKENAIMLPVSLLLLEVVFFRDMSDYETRQKVLLWGAGLIVVVFVFGVFLFLGGGVIESILGSYKNRTFSFFERVLTQPRIVMFYLSQIFYPIADRLSLDHDIVVSTGLFYPWTTLPAAGLILLIVGIAIRQIIKWPLFSFAVLFFFLNHIIESSVIALELVFEHRNYLPSLFLFLPVATGIKRMINHYSMQKKIMEGLVIVFVTLLIALLGLGTYTRNMVWTDEKILWEDVIQKSPGRARGYQNLAAAYYMDVKEYDQAIALFQKAMYLDGSTRNKAVLISLANMANIYAKYKKNYQKAIKLYYQILDINPNNDAMRYHLALTLLRSDRIDDVQEHVDYLLSKEPEVPAYLNIKAAVLLKQDDPEKALTYLIKAIKIAPDTERTLLYTGIGKMMRHNYTSADHYFNRLYQRFPQKPVNLFFLIENSVRAGNSEKAASYAENLISTFSVPEILNALREDADIDLQWPIRTDLIAPVISQKISELSLMSQEISGNG, from the coding sequence ATGTTGAAATATAATAGACAGGAACCCAAAAATGAACATGTAAGTATAAACTGGCGCATTTTTGTTCTCCTGTCCATACTTGTCCTGATCATTTACTGCAACACCTTCAACGCCCCTTTCCATTTAGATGATTTTCACAATATCGTTGATAACACCCGACTTCACGTCGACAATTTATACCCTGGTACGATTTTAGAGGCGATACTTGAAAATCCAGAAAAAAAGAAACTTTTTTACCGCCCGATATCCAACTTGAGTATTGCGATAAACTGGTATTTTGGTCAAACAAATGTTACTGGCTACCATATTGTAAATATAGGATTTCATATCCTGACTGCCTTTTTTCTGTATTTATCGATTATCAACCTTTTCAATACCCCGAACCTTGCCGGGAGATACAGAGGAGATGGATATTTTATCGCTGTCCTGGCTGCCTGCTTGTGGGCGGTCAATCCCATCCAGACACAGGCAGTGACATACATTGTTCAGCGCATGGCTGCCATGGCTGCCATGTTTTATGTGATGGGAATCTATTTTTACATCAAATTCAGGCTTTGTGAATCATTTAAGCGACGGATATATTTTTTCTCCGGCATACTATTTTCATTTTTGTTGGCTGTGGGTTCCAAAGAAAATGCCATCATGCTTCCAGTATCGCTTCTGCTTTTGGAAGTGGTGTTTTTCAGGGACATGTCCGATTATGAAACCCGGCAAAAAGTGTTGTTGTGGGGGGCGGGATTGATTGTGGTTGTTTTTGTTTTCGGCGTTTTTTTGTTTCTGGGCGGGGGAGTGATAGAAAGTATTCTGGGCAGCTACAAAAACCGAACATTTTCTTTTTTTGAACGGGTTCTGACACAGCCAAGAATCGTGATGTTTTATTTATCACAGATTTTTTATCCCATTGCCGACCGGCTGTCTCTGGATCATGATATCGTGGTGTCAACCGGATTGTTCTATCCCTGGACTACCTTGCCTGCCGCTGGTTTAATTTTACTGATAGTGGGCATTGCCATCCGGCAGATAATTAAGTGGCCATTGTTTTCCTTTGCTGTCCTTTTTTTCTTTTTAAATCATATCATTGAATCTTCTGTCATTGCATTGGAGCTTGTTTTTGAACACCGAAATTATCTACCCTCTCTTTTTTTGTTTCTACCGGTAGCGACAGGCATCAAAAGGATGATCAATCATTATTCAATGCAAAAAAAAATAATGGAAGGGTTGGTCATTGTATTTGTCACTCTTCTGATTGCCTTGCTTGGATTAGGAACATACACCCGCAATATGGTGTGGACAGATGAAAAGATTCTGTGGGAGGATGTTATCCAGAAATCACCTGGCAGAGCAAGAGGATATCAGAATCTTGCAGCTGCTTACTATATGGATGTAAAGGAGTATGATCAGGCAATTGCCTTGTTTCAAAAAGCCATGTATCTGGATGGCAGCACCCGAAACAAAGCTGTGTTGATATCCCTTGCCAACATGGCCAATATTTATGCAAAATATAAAAAAAACTATCAGAAAGCCATTAAATTATATTATCAAATTCTCGATATTAATCCTAATAACGATGCCATGCGATATCATCTTGCGTTAACGTTGCTTCGTTCCGATCGGATCGATGATGTCCAGGAGCATGTCGATTATCTGCTCTCAAAAGAACCTGAAGTGCCGGCATACCTGAATATAAAAGCAGCTGTTTTATTAAAACAGGATGATCCTGAAAAGGCATTGACTTACCTGATCAAAGCGATAAAAATAGCACCTGATACAGAAAGAACGCTGCTTTATACCGGAATAGGAAAAATGATGAGACACAACTATACTTCAGCAGATCATTATTTTAATCGCCTGTATCAAAGGTTTCCTCAAAAACCGGTCAATTTGTTTTTTCTGATCGAAAACAGCGTCAGGGCTGGAAATAGTGAGAAAGCAGCGTCTTATGCTGAAAATCTGATATCGACTTTCAGTGTACCAGAAATATTAAACGCATTGAGAGAAGACGCTGATATTGATCTTCAATGGCCGATTCGAACCGATTTGATTGCACCTGTGATCTCCCAAAAGATTTCAGAACTTTCTCTTATGTCACAAGAAATATCAGGCAATGGGTAA
- a CDS encoding type IV pilin protein — translation MKNKRINKKGFTLIELMLVVAIIGILAAIAIPNFLSYQCKVKQSEAKSVLGHIRIRQEAYFVEKNTYADDIAHLGFIVPKGDPKYDYSIDAASVSQSYYIAVAEAKAGKGLTNSAGGRDKWTVTVNATLSNEVAGCGN, via the coding sequence ATGAAAAACAAACGGATCAACAAAAAAGGGTTCACTCTCATTGAGTTGATGCTTGTGGTAGCCATTATCGGAATTTTAGCGGCTATTGCCATCCCCAATTTTCTGTCCTATCAGTGTAAAGTGAAACAGTCGGAAGCGAAAAGTGTTTTGGGGCATATCAGAATCCGCCAGGAAGCTTATTTTGTTGAAAAGAACACGTATGCTGACGACATTGCGCATCTCGGTTTTATTGTGCCAAAAGGTGATCCCAAATATGACTATTCGATAGACGCTGCAAGTGTAAGTCAATCATATTACATTGCAGTTGCTGAAGCCAAGGCCGGGAAAGGCCTTACAAATTCTGCCGGAGGAAGAGACAAGTGGACGGTAACTGTTAATGCGACTTTGTCTAATGAAGTGGCAGGTTGTGGGAACTAA
- a CDS encoding vitamin K epoxide reductase/DsbA family protein: protein MKWQVVGTKKAITKPLPFPVYFWTVFSVAAAGLLNMVYSSISHYRIHTDMLYVSLCAVSESINCDTVSQSMYSIFLGVPVPVWGVLGYGFFLILLSFAYHLKARPHRIWRLLFLIALFFSVYSLILAYILKFQIKAYCIVCMAGYGINFMLLFLVWIIRRRFPEKGFWSSLKKDILFLWRPWKKKTTVLVFFLLAVLILPVVFPSYWSFSLPEISTDVPTGITEDGDPWIGAQDPELVIIEYSDYMCFQCRKLHMYLRQIIAANPDKIRLVHRHFPMDPQFNPTLTGSFHPASGKLAVAAAYAVLEDRFWQMNDLLYDIPKDIKSLDIRELAQKSGVSFEGLATAPGIRQVNYKIKWDVLKGIELGVTGTPAYEIDGELFQGRIPMAVIKKVISE from the coding sequence ATGAAGTGGCAGGTTGTGGGAACTAAAAAAGCCATAACAAAACCGCTTCCTTTTCCGGTTTATTTCTGGACCGTGTTTAGTGTCGCAGCTGCCGGGCTGTTGAATATGGTGTATTCGTCAATATCCCACTACCGGATCCACACCGATATGCTGTATGTCAGTTTGTGTGCCGTGTCAGAATCCATCAACTGTGATACCGTTTCCCAGAGCATGTATTCCATATTTCTGGGAGTGCCGGTGCCGGTGTGGGGAGTTCTGGGATATGGTTTTTTTCTAATCCTGTTGTCATTTGCATACCATCTGAAAGCAAGACCGCATCGGATCTGGCGGCTGCTGTTTTTGATTGCCCTGTTTTTTTCTGTCTACAGCCTGATTCTGGCCTATATTTTAAAATTTCAGATCAAGGCGTATTGCATTGTCTGCATGGCCGGCTACGGCATCAATTTTATGCTGCTTTTTCTGGTGTGGATCATCCGCAGACGGTTTCCTGAAAAAGGTTTTTGGAGTTCCTTGAAAAAAGATATCCTGTTTTTGTGGCGGCCATGGAAAAAGAAAACCACTGTGCTGGTTTTTTTTCTGCTGGCAGTGTTAATCCTGCCGGTTGTTTTTCCCAGCTACTGGTCATTTTCTCTGCCGGAAATATCCACAGATGTGCCCACCGGCATCACCGAAGACGGCGATCCATGGATCGGGGCGCAGGATCCTGAGCTTGTCATTATTGAATATTCCGACTACATGTGTTTTCAATGCAGAAAGCTTCACATGTATTTACGGCAGATCATTGCTGCCAATCCGGATAAGATCCGGCTGGTACACCGGCACTTTCCCATGGACCCGCAGTTCAATCCCACGTTGACCGGATCATTTCACCCGGCATCCGGTAAACTGGCCGTTGCCGCAGCCTACGCGGTCCTGGAAGACAGATTCTGGCAGATGAATGATCTGTTGTATGACATCCCCAAAGATATCAAAAGCCTTGATATCCGGGAACTTGCCCAGAAAAGCGGGGTGAGCTTCGAAGGTCTTGCCACTGCGCCCGGCATCCGGCAGGTTAATTACAAAATCAAATGGGATGTGTTAAAAGGGATCGAGCTGGGCGTGACCGGCACCCCGGCGTATGAAATTGACGGCGAACTGTTCCAGGGCCGGATTCCCATGGCAGTGATCAAAAAAGTGATATCTGAATGA
- a CDS encoding glycosyltransferase family 4 protein: protein MIMTVSMLGTLPPQKALSPYCLGLVTALDAAGVRLFFYSFSNLYPAWLHPSKEALEDPTFKKIDTRNLTVSTLLTWYNPLSWIKAGMTMKTDVFHAQWWSLPTLPAVISMIYLAKRKKIPVIVTVHNVMPHEGSVLFDWASRLIFQLADHLIVHTKHNKKTLICQYQIHANLISVIPHGPLTVFKTGIQNFRQHRQISEKEKIVLFFGTIRRYKGLDILIHALSKVKKTLPARLVIAGSLWEPWDRYENLIRHLSLADDVIKLIGYVPSDQVGALFSAADLVVLPYTHFDSQSGVGAAAIAFHVPMIVTDTGGLPDLVADPECVVPCSDSNLLAEKIVNVLSNETLQKKLKNDARKIEKMMSWERIADQTLSLYHQVLDDRR, encoded by the coding sequence ATGATAATGACTGTTTCCATGCTGGGTACATTGCCGCCCCAAAAAGCCCTTTCTCCATATTGCCTGGGCCTGGTAACAGCGCTGGATGCTGCTGGGGTGCGGCTTTTTTTTTATTCTTTTTCAAACCTGTATCCTGCCTGGCTTCATCCATCAAAAGAAGCTCTGGAAGACCCCACATTCAAAAAAATCGATACCAGGAATCTGACCGTTTCAACCCTGCTGACCTGGTACAATCCCTTGTCCTGGATAAAGGCCGGCATGACCATGAAAACCGACGTGTTTCATGCCCAGTGGTGGAGCCTGCCCACCCTGCCGGCAGTGATATCCATGATATATCTGGCAAAACGCAAAAAAATTCCGGTGATTGTCACCGTTCACAATGTAATGCCCCACGAAGGGTCTGTTTTGTTTGACTGGGCCAGCCGGTTGATTTTTCAATTGGCAGATCATCTGATTGTTCATACCAAACATAATAAAAAGACCCTGATTTGCCAGTATCAAATCCATGCAAACCTTATTTCAGTGATCCCTCATGGCCCTTTGACCGTCTTTAAAACCGGGATCCAAAACTTCAGGCAGCACCGGCAAATCAGTGAAAAAGAGAAAATAGTGTTGTTTTTCGGAACCATTCGACGCTATAAGGGACTGGATATCCTGATTCACGCCTTGTCAAAGGTAAAGAAAACACTGCCTGCCAGGCTGGTGATTGCCGGCAGTCTGTGGGAGCCCTGGGACCGATATGAGAATTTGATCCGGCACCTAAGTTTGGCGGATGATGTCATCAAATTAATCGGTTATGTACCATCCGACCAGGTGGGCGCTTTGTTTTCCGCGGCCGATCTGGTGGTACTGCCTTACACACATTTTGACAGCCAGAGCGGGGTAGGGGCTGCAGCCATAGCTTTTCATGTCCCGATGATTGTCACTGATACCGGCGGTCTGCCGGACCTGGTCGCTGACCCGGAATGCGTGGTGCCGTGTTCTGATTCGAATCTGCTGGCCGAAAAGATAGTCAATGTGTTATCAAATGAGACGCTTCAAAAAAAATTGAAAAACGATGCCCGGAAAATTGAAAAAATGATGTCATGGGAGCGGATTGCCGATCAGACCCTGTCCCTGTACCATCAAGTGCTGGATGACCGCAGATAA